The genomic region TCATTCGTAATTCAGTTGGAAGCCTGCCGCAAAGACAGAGCACGAAAGCAGAGGAACACCTCCTGAATAAAGGTAAAATGAAGATATCCTAAGAATAAATGTGTTTAATCCCGTGAAccatggaatacaatcaagAGCAAAAGCAACAGTTATTCTTTCGAACTTCAAAAcatatagtaataaaaaattgtgatacTTTCAATCAGGCAATGCGTGCAAAGAAATACACAGATCAAACTGTTTAGATGAACCAACAAGCATCAGCTGCTAAATGAAGTGCATGAGCAAGGGAGGAAGATTGTCTATCAAAATTTGTGTCGGTCTTCCCTGGGTGAAATTGTTCTGTTTACTCTAATAAGTAGTGGCCTTGGAGGCTTTGCCCTCTCATCTACAGGAATGTTGAAaggatataaataataatgactTGAATGAAAATAGCCAATAAAATCACCTGTAACAGTGtttatcaaataatacatacttaGTAGATACTGTTTGTGTTCTTTTCGTGAAATGTTCCTGAAAAGGAACATTATCATCAAAGGGTACCAACACGTTTAGATCCCAGAATTGTCTGGCATGCAGAAATTTGTGCCATTCAACTCTTCCACCTCTCCACCTGCTCCACGATGACAGGAGGGGAGCTCCCATCTCTTCAGATTTTGCACTTGTACTAGCTTATTGCGATTACCATTACTCAGTGAAACACTCTCGCTTTCCAGTTGTTTGACCTCGTCAATCTCCTTTGAATGGAGGCAAGAGATATAGTCTCCTCttcatccaaatatatttcaacCAAAGACAAAagtcaaattcaaaatcattcGACAAAATTATGGTTGTCAAACTCCAGTAGAGTTGAAAAAGTGCTTCCTTTTGTTACCTCTTTTTCGCCTTCATCCTTTTCCTCATGTTGGAGGTATCATGAGTTAGTATATATTTGTAGAAGTTATCagcattttcaatatataacaGCATCCTCTATTGCCAAatacaaacaagaaaaagaattaagagagagagagatttaaTTCTCTACAAATCCATTCTATATAAAGAGAAATTTCATTGACATTGGAGACTCATTTGAAGTCATTAGTCTCTACACAATCTCCATCTAATCTCAAATCTAAAGATGGTTTCAGAACACAACACATTATGGTCTTCCTTTATTAAGTTGTCTATACCAAAGCAATCACCTCTTCTCCAACTTCATCAACCAAATGGGCTTCacatataagaaaaatgtCGCATGCGATCTCAAGGGCAACCCAAAGCAAGTCTGCTTCAGCCTTTGCAGGTACTTCTGTATTGTCTGTTTCTCATGGTTATTGCACTTAAACACTCAATTCCTATTTGTTTAAGTTCCCTTCAAGCCGCTCAACTGCAGCACCAATCCCGCTCTTTGCTTCCACAGTATCACTAACTTCAGAAGTCGTAGACAATTTCCCTTCATTTGCTTTCGCAACAAGCTTCAGATGAAGCCAACCTGTAACGGAACACTGCTATTAATGCCATTCTTAATTGACTTGAACTCAGGTTGAAATTATCTATGTAACAAATGAAACTCAGTCTTCTGAAAGTAATGGTAAAGATTATCACAGGCATTCATTCCAATAACTGCAATAATAGccatatatatgtgcatgGATTGACTAGAACCTtagaaaagttaaaatattattaaggtAGAGAAGATTGTaaacaaagaaagaatgtGTCAGAAGTAATTGCAGTTTCAGAGTATTACAGCTTCAGTTAAAATGAACTTCCAGTTAATTTCATAAACAGAAACGCCTAGTAAATTTTCACATTGtcacaacaaaaattaagcATAACTTATCGTCTAATCACCAGCATAACATTAAATGGATACTTATCACGTCTTGAGAAAGAACATTAGTGCCAACAAGAGGTCACTAAATATGCTCATAAGCAGAGttagtttgaaaaaacaatacaaaaaGCAAGATGATCTTTGCTTTCTgcatatataagaaaaagataataaatatgaaagattGTACAGTGGTAGATAGCTCATGGAACCATGAATACTTTACCAAGGGGGAAGCAGATCGCTGCACCCAGAACTGAACCCAACATTGAATTTCTTAAGCGCCAACGAAGTGAACCCGGCACTGTAGAtatcaaagaagaagaagtatTATTACTTCTCAAACAGGACAAAaacattcttgaaaattccTTAAATTACTCACTGATTAAACCAAATGTAGCAGCCGTAGCAGAACCAGCTCCAACTACATTATAAACATCATGTACGCCTCGTTCTTCAGCAAGCAGGTTTTGCAAACCATAAAAAGAAGCAGTAAACATCCCAAGGCGTATTCCACCGACTATTGAACCACGAGTGACTCTGATAAATCTTTTCTCCATTGCATCTCGCATGAGTCGATACTGTTCACGCTTATCTGGAGTGCTTCCAAGCTTCAACATTACTTCTGCATCCTTGCTCTGTATAcagaaacaaatatttctaGATAAACAGAGTCCTCCATGAATGTTTACAATTAAGAAACATCCACTAAGGGACAACTCAAGTATCACCACGTTCATCATATGCAAtccaataaaagaaaagataaagcTAACCAACTAGTAAGTGTGATCTTgactttgaaaataaataaaaagcatGCCTCGCTATCAGACATCCATTAactaaagaaaacaaacattaactaaagaaaacaaaagttaCAGTATATCGTCATGCATTGTAGTATGATTATATTTCAAGACTTACGGTTtcagaatataattattatcattaactCAATATGCAAAACCCTCTTTTATAGATGAAAAGATCACATCGATAATCATGTTAATCAACAGACTactgataaaaaatatgactTGAAGATTGAAGCTCTTGTCTCATACTCATGGGAGAGAGCCACAAGCAAGATACTGAACATGGGCCCAGTAAGCTACATAGGTTTCTGGAACCTTTTTATTGCAGCAAAGCACTAATCCAAGTTAACAATTAAAACATTTCAACACCAATAAACAAGTAAAATCATCTGTCCTTTCACCAATTTCAATGTTACATATACATAAGATTCAGTAGTAAGAAGGTTGAATACggctatataattttttattcaacacTCATTTTCTTGGctgcattaaattttttagcagCACAGACAAGAGATTGGATAACTTAGTAAAAGAAGGATTTTAGTTCCTATAGAAACAATGTTGGACATCATAACACAAGAGGTTTTTAAGTATGCAAAAGCAGATGCATCTAATTACCCTGATTCATGTGGGGTCGAATGAATAAACATCTCGTATTCATGGATCAGTTGGAATACAATATTACAAGTTTCATAATGAGTTCTTACCATGGCCTCCAGAGACAAGGAACAGGAAGgttcttaaaagaaaatatacttcATGGAACCATGAAACTTAACTTTGGTTTATCCATACTTACCACAGAAGCAGAGGCCTCTCTGCTACCTCCATACAACATGCCAGCAAATACACCAATGACGGTTGCTGTGCCCCAGTTGACAGTCCCAGCCAATTTTTGAGTCCTCTGTCATAGAAAATGATCTTAACCATCAATTTATTAGCCACATATTCTCAAAAAAGAATCCTAGCTTTCATCAACTTTTGAATAGCAAGATGACCATGCAAGCTTTCGTGATTCCATATCAAGATATAGTCAACACATATATGCTAAAAGCTAAAATTCATCATATTGAAACAACTGATCGAACTGTATTTATTTGCCAGCTTCGAGCTGTGTTTCAGTCCGAGAACCGGAGCATTAGAATTAACTCTGCACTGAGCAACACCTACATTCATTACATAATTCTAAAAGAATCCAAGCATAAACCCATATCCATTTTCTCAtgctaataaatatttaattacacgCAGGACCATCATTTTCAGATCATATACACAtgtaataaacaaaaaatgaatgcatcaatatatacaaaaaaatcatatccATACATAGAGAAACTCACATAATTGACTGTATCTTCTTGTTGTTCAGGCGTTTCCATTGCTACCAGAAGCAGACAAAAGCGAGAAAAACTAAAACCCTAATCCAAACCCCGCGAAATGGGCACAATCAAGAGCATGCACATACGACAGCGTTTCACAAATTGGAGATCTGGGGAAGCTGATTCGGCTGCGGTTTTGAGTCATGATGTTCGAGGCGGCACCGCCAGCTGAAATCGCTAAACGAGGGTGATGCGATTTTAGAGTTGTTTTGTTCACAGATTCTAGTACTCCAAACCAAACCCTTGCAAATTACTAACTTGCCCTTTATTACTCACAAACTTTTCTGTGTTTGATTGGGGTAAAAAGTGAAAGTAtaagaaaagtgaaagtaaAAATGACTATCTGGTTAGGAGGAAGAGATAGAAGTCAAGTAAAACTCGATATATGTAAAATCCCTTTggagttcaattttatttccatctAGAATTtgggagaaaaataaaagtataaatccaaaaagacaaagaagtatagtatttttttttatttactcttttgccaatatatattcatatatataattttttaaagttatattttgtATCAACAAAGGCACCGATGTTTGAACTCGAATtcatattctaaaatttttaataaaatattcttattcttatttgataaaatatctttattaataagaattttatatttttgatatactaaatCTATATTActatgatattaatttatttattttctactacaaaataaagagaagggTTATTCACtagaattacaaaaattagttttttcttcttaatctGCTTTTCCCATaccaaataagaaaaaatatttaaaatttacttccattccaatcataccaaataatttaaaaaaaataaaaaaactattattcttcGCCTCCCCTCCCTCTTttactttcctttttcttcattttctgaatctaaatttgttaattggatcactaattttaatttttttattagaattttaattgtaatattaatatttttatttgattgtaattttcttgcattcgatattttaattaaagcaatatCTTTTGgtgcaaattttatgaatattcgCACTAAAaactcataaattttaattaggtaataatttttaaggtACATTTGAGGCTATATTTTGTTTAGAATTCCTGTACACAAGAAAGgtcaaattacatttttgccCTCATGTTACTGTGAAATGTTGAAAACCTACTATGTTAAGAAAATAGGGGAAAAAGTCTTCTATTTTCATTAACCGTGCATAAAAATGTTTCTCTGTTAGAAACCAACGGAGAGTGAGAGACGCAAGCGCTATGTGAAATCggattttttttgggttgaatttgacaaaaatgtCCTTTATCGTGTATAAAAAGACCAACCTTTATTTCATTGAcgttaaacttattttttgagtattttttatttatctacattttctctttaatatgcctatttaatataattgtgaatataatttgtattaataatttgctaaaaaatataatacatttatattgaACAAACTACgaagatttaaaaatacttgTACACCCATAGTATAATgattaaatactaaaaaattaaataattatttccttACATATCTagttaaatagtaaaatacaaaaaagaataatataaacattaaatattaagaaaaaatattcaacaaatatgtaggtgtagaaaaatattaccaaagcagaataaatcaatttacgtaataaataaaaattataggatacaaattattaaaaaataatattaattggtATGGCCCAAATATGATTGGTCTATGAAGAAATGCCAGGCCCGCCAGTCCAGGAGAAAGCCAGCCCGCCTAGGTCGTTGGGTTTAGCCCAAAAAAGAAGCACCCTGCAACATGGTTCAATCTAAGAGGGAGCCTCCCACACCAAAGTTTGTCCAAAGATGAAACTTGCTTCATCAAGCTTGGCCCAAGAAGGAGACCCAGTACGAAGGCCTGGTGCTCCCTTCCAAGCCTAACTCGGGGGAAGGTAGGTGCCCTCAAAAAGTTGGACTCTTCATTCCAAGAGAACTCCTTGCGAGGCAAGAGTTTTCACAGTCTTTCCTCATCCAAAGACTTGCTGCTCAATGAGGGGATAAGGTGCAACTTTATTCATCATAATCCCACCTTCCTTGCCAGACACACAACTCCCTAGAGTCCCTACGAAGAGGGGCACCCCTCAACAGATTTCCCCTTTCACCTTCGGAAAATCTCTCACTGCTGCTCTATCATTCTAAAATTCGTGTTCTTGCTTACGAAATTCTTATTTCTCTCACAAtttctcattacaatttatcttcatatttatttatttttatctgggactaacttaagcataagagtgctaacgtgttgttttgcaggtctTTTTCTCAAGTACTTTCACTCGATTAGCTCAAATCCAACATCAAGATCCAAAAACTTTGAACCCGGTGCTAAAATCTTAGGCATCAAATATACtaagttcatttttttaaaatttaaatatttttatcaatgtaaatgttaatgaataataataataatttagtaactAATTTAAGTTCatatttaacttaaatatattttaataaattatttactatatataatattcatattgaaattactagtttatgtattaaaaatgataattttaataccttttctattatttttaaatttcaaaaattaatttttcttatcttttaaaattttactgtttcttaaataaaatctttaatttatcaaaaacttaaaaaaaaaaataataataagctACGGCGACACCACCAGTGTCGTCACCTGAAGCTCCATGAGCAGTCGCGCAAGTTGCGGGGCGACAGGGGGCGGCACGAGGGGGTTGTGGCGGAGTAATATGCAATTTGGCTTGGCCCCAATATTATCAACTCTCGGGTGAAGAATTTTGGGATGGACATCCGCATGACCTTGTTCCCTATACCaaatgggtgaatagcaatttatttccctataatattgaaaataagtacactacccccttatgaaaaaaatataataatttacccctctatactttttaaaatgaagcaatttacctccttataaattgctttattttaaaaatcatagggaggtaaactgttgtgttttaaaaaataaagggatgtaaattactatttattttttcataaaaaggtaatttactcatttgcaatatcacaagggggttgcttgcatttttccctgtACCAAATAGATAAATGAgtcatttggaaaaaaaaaaattactctattctttttttattctgatggatataaaaatgatgcaCTAAACCCCACCCcaattcattttcatatacCAAATTGCACACTTAGTGTCTAAtcatataaagaaaacaaaattaggtattcctttatatatatataaaattggtTGAAGATTTGCAATTAATGTTCACTTATTgcattaattgaatttgaatgaatGGTGAATAGGAGTGTCAAGTGTGGTCCTTCCAACCATTTGTAGGGGTTGTATTGCATGCTTGGCTGCAACCCTTCACCCTCCTCTTCTAATTTGGTACAACTCTATCATCTAACTTTTTactctttttctcttcccCTAAACTTTTAATCATACATGTTCCAATTCCATACCCAATGTCAAATCAATCAAATACAGCTCGTTTATTGCTGGACCAATAATTTTTGGGACTAACAGTCTAACGTACCTTATgtacacgcacacacccaaGGTTCAAATTCGATACCTCCCATAAGAAAGTCTTGTGCCCGAATCATTGGATTGTCCCCTTAAAGACAGGAGGGTAACGAATTATTAATCCAATAGTAAGCGAGTTAGATCATAAGGTGGCAGATTCTTGCGTCCGAAGTCTTTCTCTCCACCCAGATAAGGACTAGTTTCATttgtaatgtaaaataaaGCCACCTAAGGTGGAAAAAAAGATATAGGGGGCttgactaaaattatttaaaaattgtgttcatatgtttataaaatgtctttgaagttatttttttggattttattttaaataatcttttgaaataaaataagattatgaatCTTATAAAAGACTATAATGGGAATTTTGTGATTAAcatgaataaaattgaagatgtttgttaaaatattaaaaataaattaggaatttttttatttttccaaagcttctgatattttatttatggatCTTAAaagctcattttttttaaaaaaaaaaaatactattatcAAATGTGTTCTAAAATCtgaaatatcttataagatgttgtaACAAACGTATAAATTCACGCAAACACCCTCAAACTCTGcgaaatcataaaataataaaattttcagcatTATAGTagttttagattaattaatattcataaaaatgaCAATATATTTGTACTAAAGTCAGTGTTATATTTTAGTGAAAATAATGATTGCAAGATTTATGGAAATATACCCTCATTTTACCTCAAATTCAAGCTCATCCATaaaatttggatttgtgtttcaAAGTTATATTACCCATTTAAATTcgatataattacattctctCCTTcgaaatttaatgtaattatacataaatttcttgtggttgaaaaattatatctagcgcCCCTAAAATTtacttccgtctaacaaataagtccccacgttagtcaaaattcattgaatttgcttatattaacaaaaaaaaaagaaaatgaatgaaatttgatatttacctTGATTGACTGATTACTGACTTActgcaaatcaaataatttttttgggactgaactatccttataacagtgaatatatacctcctcacatgcattaatgtgtgaagacGTATAatggtaatttgattataaaaatatttatttaacctgcaataagttaacAACAAGTCAACCACGagttaatatagatttttttatttttctattgatatcatcaaattcaatgaattttgactaacagagaaatttatttgttagacggaagcaaacctcaagaaaaaaatcttttgatatTGGTTTATTAAATCCAACAGTTTTTTGCAACATGAACTTTAATCTGCagtaatataatcaatttttttccttaaaaaagaaatataattaatgtttagTTGAAAtgttatttcaagaaattagtcaaattatactttcatACAATATtgctaaattaataaaataataatgttatttACATTTAAGAGTGTAACATTCAATTATCTAAATCCATAAATGAGATGGCTGCATATTCTTTTAGAtatggacaaaattaaaatactattgCCCCACTTAATTCAATgtgaaaaggaaagaaacaaataccatataatattgaattattaattattgaaatatatatttacgcgcgattgatttattattg from Sesamum indicum cultivar Zhongzhi No. 13 linkage group LG3, S_indicum_v1.0, whole genome shotgun sequence harbors:
- the LOC105157237 gene encoding uncharacterized protein LOC105157237; translated protein: METPEQQEDTVNYRTQKLAGTVNWGTATVIGVFAGMLYGGSREASASVSKDAEVMLKLGSTPDKREQYRLMRDAMEKRFIRVTRGSIVGGIRLGMFTASFYGLQNLLAEERGVHDVYNVVGAGSATAATFGLIMPGSLRWRLRNSMLGSVLGAAICFPLGWLHLKLVAKANEGKLSTTSEVSDTVEAKSGIGAAVERLEGNLNK